One Bombina bombina isolate aBomBom1 chromosome 5, aBomBom1.pri, whole genome shotgun sequence DNA segment encodes these proteins:
- the CCN3 gene encoding CCN family member 3, which translates to MIWKTNLVLALCTLCFMDKVISQHCPSQCGQCPEEPPNCSSSVPVVLDGCACCPVCARQQGESCSQVYPCQEDKGLFCDFSADSRTDVGTCMVLEGNNCVFDGNVYHDGETFQPSCKYHCTCQDGQIGCVPRCNLDLLLPGPECPFPRKVKVPGECCEKWVCDSKDEVALGGFAMAAYRQEATLGIDNSYMGENCIEQTTEWSACSKTCGMGHSSRVTNRNRRCEMQKQVRLCMVRPCEEQNARPVEKQGKKCVRVQKSSKAIHLEYKNCTSIHTYKPKFCGICSDGRCCTPHSTRTTQVEFHCPHEKLIKRPVMMINTCVCHHNCPQDTSLLQVENAKFPGLKKLKMQKSVYGV; encoded by the exons ATGATCTGGAAAACTAACCTAGTTCTAGCCTTGTGCACGCTGTGTTTTATGGATAAG GTGATTTCTCAACATTGCCCATCACAGTGTGGTCAGTGTCCAGAGGAACCTCCCAATTGCTCTTCCTCTGTACCAGTTGTGCTGGATGGTTGCGCCTGCTGCCCAGTTTGTGCCCGCCAGCAGGGTGAGAGCTGCTCCCAAGTGTATCCGTGCCAAGAAGACAAGGGTCTGTTCTGCGACTTCAGTGCGGACTCAAGAACAGATGTGGGCACCTGCATGG TGCTTGAAGGCAACAATTGTGTGTTTGACGGAAATGTGTACCATGATGGTGAAACATTCCAGCCCAGCTGCAAATACCACTGCACGTGCCAAGATGGGCAGATTGGCTGTGTACCCCGATGTAACCTTGATCTGCTGCTTCCTGGTCCAGAATGTCCTTTCCCAAGGAAAGTAAAAGTTCCAGGAGAATGTTGTGAAAAGTGGGTGTGCGATTCTAAAGATGAAGTGGCTCTTGGCGGATTTGCAATGGCTG CTTACAGACAAGAAGCCACATTGGGTATTGATAATTCATATATGGGTGAAAACTGTATTGAGCAGACAACAGAATGGAGCGCTTGCTCAAAGACATGTGGAATGGGACATTCCTCAAGGGTAACAAATCGTAACCGCCGCTGTGAGATGCAGAAGCAGGTTCGTCTGTGTATGGTGCGTCCATGTGAGGAACAAAATGCAAGACCTGTGGAAAAG caaGGGAAAAAATGCGTAAGAGTTCAAAAGTCTTCAAAAGCCATACATTTGGAATACAAGAACTGCACCAGCATTCACACCTACAAACCTAAGTTCTGTGGGATCTGCAGCGACGGGCGATGCTGCACCCCACACAGCACAAGGACCACACAGGTAGAATTCCACTGTCCTCATGAAAAACTCATCAAGAGACCAGTGATGATGATCAATACGTGTGTCTGTCATCATAACTGTCCCCAGGACACCAGTCTCCTCCAAGTGGAAAATGCAAAGTTTCCtggactaaaaaaactaaaaatgcaaAAATCAGTTTATGGTGTTTGA